From a region of the Prosthecobacter debontii genome:
- the der gene encoding ribosome biogenesis GTPase Der, whose amino-acid sequence MRKTVAIVGRPNVGKSALFNRLAGMNISIVHDLAGVTRDRITAECRRGPQVFNIMDTGGIGANTEDVLTEQVQVEAAIALDVADLLLFVVDVTAGITTIDESLALILRRTKKPVLLVANKADSEKRRMGTAEFTRMGFGDPAEVSAVHGHGINDLVTTIVETLDIAEEEPEDEQEKRRNARPLKLAIVGRPNAGKSSLVNAILGQERAIVSDVPGTTRDSLDVFCTFNGKNYQLIDTAGIRKQAKVDDQVEIFSIQRSYQAIKRADLCLLVIDCAGGAKMQDRKVAQMIVEENKPCILVMNKFDLFHPHAKQKDRIEELTEVMRREFFFLSYAPLIATSAKNSENIGKLFVQIENVRKGAQGRIGTGVLNRLMHETIENTPGPLGRSPQTFKLLYVTQVNETEDVAIPVPHFVMFANRAAKMTEGYLRFLESVIRKEWPAPGVPFRMSVRGKQPKERKK is encoded by the coding sequence ATGCGTAAAACCGTCGCCATCGTAGGCCGCCCGAACGTGGGCAAATCCGCCCTGTTCAACCGCCTGGCCGGGATGAACATTTCCATTGTCCATGATTTGGCCGGAGTGACTCGGGATCGTATCACCGCTGAATGCCGACGCGGTCCCCAGGTGTTTAACATCATGGACACCGGAGGTATTGGTGCCAATACGGAAGATGTGTTGACCGAGCAGGTGCAGGTGGAAGCCGCCATCGCCCTGGATGTGGCAGACCTACTGCTGTTTGTCGTGGATGTCACCGCAGGTATCACCACCATCGACGAATCCCTGGCCCTAATTCTGCGCCGAACCAAAAAACCCGTGCTGCTGGTGGCCAACAAAGCCGATTCAGAAAAGCGCCGGATGGGAACGGCTGAATTTACGCGCATGGGCTTTGGTGACCCCGCAGAAGTCAGCGCGGTCCATGGGCACGGTATCAATGATCTCGTAACAACCATTGTCGAAACCCTCGACATCGCAGAGGAGGAGCCTGAAGATGAGCAGGAAAAAAGACGCAACGCCCGCCCTTTAAAGCTCGCCATCGTGGGCCGTCCCAATGCGGGCAAGTCTTCCCTGGTGAATGCGATTCTGGGTCAGGAGCGTGCCATCGTAAGTGATGTTCCAGGGACCACCCGCGACAGCCTGGATGTCTTCTGCACCTTCAACGGCAAGAACTATCAGCTGATTGATACCGCAGGGATTCGCAAGCAAGCCAAGGTGGATGACCAAGTGGAGATCTTTAGCATTCAGCGGAGCTATCAAGCCATCAAACGAGCAGACCTCTGCCTGTTGGTGATCGACTGCGCCGGCGGAGCCAAAATGCAGGACCGCAAGGTGGCTCAGATGATTGTGGAAGAGAACAAGCCGTGCATCCTGGTGATGAACAAGTTCGATCTCTTTCACCCTCACGCGAAGCAGAAAGATCGTATCGAAGAGCTAACCGAGGTCATGCGCCGCGAGTTCTTCTTCCTCAGTTACGCCCCGTTGATTGCTACCTCCGCCAAGAACAGCGAGAATATCGGTAAGCTCTTCGTCCAGATCGAAAACGTGCGTAAAGGAGCTCAAGGTCGCATCGGCACAGGCGTGCTGAATCGCCTGATGCATGAAACGATCGAGAATACCCCTGGGCCCCTGGGACGCAGTCCACAAACCTTCAAGCTGCTCTATGTCACTCAGGTTAACGAAACCGAGGATGTCGCCATCCCCGTGCCTCACTTCGTTATGTTTGCTAACCGAGCCGCCAAGATGACCGAAGGCTATCTGCGCTTCCTCGAGAGTGTGATCCGCAAAGAATGGCCCGCCCCTGGTGTGCCCTTCCGCATGAGTGTGCGAGGTAAACAACCGAAAGAACGCAAAAAATAG
- the pgsA gene encoding CDP-diacylglycerol--glycerol-3-phosphate 3-phosphatidyltransferase, with product MTFATQITLFRILLIPVFVGLAIYYGDSVALGQANEMLRWWTIAVFATAALSDAVDGYVARHFNQKSRLGAILDPLADKLLLLSAIITLSFTGWRQHFPLWFPVLVISRDLASIGGAFLIDYLTGKCVIQPHWTGKVATFAQFAAILWLMLDFPALAWPTAVAGAFTAVSGFLNLAAGVRQVQKHSGKHV from the coding sequence GTGACCTTTGCCACCCAGATCACGCTCTTTCGCATCCTCCTCATCCCCGTCTTCGTTGGGTTGGCGATCTATTATGGGGATAGCGTCGCTTTGGGCCAGGCCAACGAAATGCTACGTTGGTGGACCATTGCGGTGTTTGCAACGGCGGCGCTAAGCGATGCGGTGGATGGCTATGTCGCTCGCCACTTCAATCAAAAGAGTCGTTTAGGCGCTATTTTGGATCCTTTGGCAGATAAACTCTTGCTGCTCTCCGCCATCATCACCCTGAGCTTCACAGGCTGGCGCCAGCATTTCCCCCTGTGGTTTCCCGTGCTTGTGATCTCCCGTGACCTCGCCAGCATCGGAGGTGCCTTTCTCATCGACTACCTCACGGGGAAATGCGTCATCCAGCCGCACTGGACGGGCAAAGTGGCGACCTTTGCTCAATTTGCTGCTATCCTCTGGTTGATGCTCGATTTCCCAGCCCTGGCTTGGCCGACAGCCGTCGCAGGTGCCTTCACCGCCGTCTCCGGCTTCTTAAATTTAGCAGCGGGCGTCCGTCAGGTACAGAAGCATAGCGGTAAGCATGTTTAG